A region of Fibrobacter sp. UWR4 DNA encodes the following proteins:
- the ruvA gene encoding Holliday junction branch migration protein RuvA — protein MIERIRGILLEKSPTFIVVDVAGVGYGINISAYTAGKLPEVGDGNTEVTIHTNLVVREDSMTLFGFADKTEKDSFLMLLDVNGVGPKMAQRILSGVSPADLLNMIASDNKSALSKIKGLGKKTCEQMVLTLKDKAGTMLQGLGNLEGSGVTSMGALTGAKLEAVLALHTLGVKDPAAEKAVVKAVEVLGDAADAATLIPEALKYL, from the coding sequence ATGATCGAGAGAATTCGCGGTATTTTGCTTGAAAAGTCCCCCACCTTTATCGTTGTAGATGTGGCGGGAGTTGGCTATGGCATCAATATTTCGGCATATACCGCAGGCAAACTGCCCGAAGTTGGCGATGGAAATACCGAGGTTACGATCCACACGAATTTAGTGGTTCGTGAGGATTCCATGACGCTTTTCGGCTTTGCCGACAAGACGGAAAAGGATTCCTTCCTCATGCTTCTGGATGTGAATGGTGTTGGCCCGAAAATGGCACAGCGTATCCTGAGTGGAGTCTCCCCCGCCGATCTCTTGAACATGATTGCCAGCGACAACAAGTCCGCCCTGAGTAAAATTAAGGGTTTGGGCAAAAAGACCTGCGAACAGATGGTCCTTACCTTAAAGGACAAGGCGGGAACAATGTTGCAGGGCCTGGGGAATCTTGAAGGAAGCGGAGTCACCAGCATGGGTGCCCTCACGGGAGCCAAGCTGGAAGCCGTTCTTGCACTCCATACCCTTGGCGTAAAGGATCCTGCAGCAGAAAAGGCCGTGGTCAAGGCAGTAGAAGTTCTTGGGGACGCCGCTGATGCAGCAACACTCATTCCCGAAGCCCTAAAATACCTTTAA
- the ruvB gene encoding Holliday junction branch migration DNA helicase RuvB — translation MEDQRIISPECRLGDESDVERSLRPPSLSEFTGQKSIKESLSIAIEAAKHRGDSLDHCLFCGPPGLGKTTLAGIIAREMGVNIHITSGPVLEKASDLAGLLTSLQENDVLFIDEIHRLSRVVEEYLYPAMEDFRLDIMLDSGPTARSVNLPLKHFTLVGATTRSGMLTGPLRDRFGLHYRLELYDEEDLMKIIMRSADILNVKIEEDAARLLGGRCRGTPRIANRVLRRCRDVAQVRGNGVIDQMSAGKTLDMLGIDSEGLDNMDRKILALIIDKFGGGPVGLGTIGAAIGEEADTLEEVYEPYLIQKGLLSRTPRGRMVTTLAYKMLHKTPPTRGFAAESTQEELAL, via the coding sequence ATGGAAGATCAGCGTATTATTTCCCCAGAATGTCGTCTTGGTGACGAAAGCGATGTGGAACGCTCCCTTCGTCCCCCTTCACTAAGTGAATTTACCGGACAGAAAAGTATCAAGGAAAGTCTTTCCATTGCGATCGAAGCGGCAAAACACCGCGGCGACTCGCTGGACCATTGCCTGTTTTGCGGCCCTCCCGGCTTGGGAAAGACGACATTGGCAGGGATTATCGCCCGAGAGATGGGTGTCAATATCCATATTACCAGCGGGCCTGTCCTGGAAAAGGCAAGCGACCTGGCGGGACTTTTAACCAGCCTGCAGGAAAATGATGTCTTGTTTATCGATGAAATTCACCGCCTGAGCCGTGTGGTGGAAGAATATCTCTACCCCGCCATGGAAGACTTTAGACTGGACATCATGCTGGATTCCGGCCCCACCGCCCGAAGCGTGAACCTCCCCCTGAAACATTTTACCCTAGTGGGGGCGACAACCCGAAGTGGCATGCTGACGGGGCCTCTCCGAGACCGTTTTGGACTGCATTATCGCCTGGAACTGTACGACGAAGAAGACCTGATGAAAATCATCATGCGTAGTGCGGATATCCTGAATGTGAAAATCGAGGAAGATGCGGCCCGACTGCTGGGCGGTCGTTGCCGTGGTACGCCCCGAATCGCAAACCGTGTATTAAGGCGTTGTCGTGACGTGGCGCAGGTCCGCGGGAATGGCGTCATCGACCAGATGTCTGCGGGAAAGACCCTCGACATGCTGGGCATCGATAGCGAAGGCCTGGACAATATGGACCGGAAGATTCTTGCCCTTATTATCGATAAGTTTGGCGGCGGACCTGTTGGACTTGGAACCATCGGGGCGGCTATTGGCGAGGAGGCGGACACGCTGGAAGAAGTCTACGAGCCTTACCTGATCCAGAAGGGATTGCTCTCCAGGACACCCCGCGGGAGAATGGTTACCACCCTAGCCTACAAGATGTTGCACAAGACTCCCCCAACCCGAGGGTTTGCAGCAGAAAGTACCCAAGAAGAATTAGCATTATAA
- a CDS encoding BamA/TamA family outer membrane protein — protein MAILLLLLAAVQAYASETSDASPSGDSVEVKTSEPFYLWAFNHIIQPALNGLIYPISAPIHYTVKNGVLEKGVDLITYGEKKNIMVYPSFNLKPGSTTLIGANYRHRGILLDQDYLVTQFAYYANGDISLAMRYTKHSLFGSKFFGGYRLNMLKDRDASFILPETKERFTQPDSSVWMTFRLGRPISESMNWNIEFWGTVRFNDASLPDGQDSILISDKYPIQDRGLYQKGMQFPLGISLFYDNLDYPYAPSKGFRIGLIGSYNFVPEYDGIDYEDLGLKPPKGEGKTLKDGGMNHDFIKTEFLYQHYFYLGSTGKQYILSAKEARTTRRFYTDFSWDEAMRIWRPENVRNTLLERRVIAIQYRLLNIWEMEEGGAPYNAFPTLNARTPLRGYGNAWSSHHMMSLSCEYRWPVDRFVDGVIFNEYAMVSPTITDWSFDKFYNSWGFGIRVRQPNMYLFRLQFGFHGLHGLNLVMTIAPEFK, from the coding sequence ATGGCTATTTTGCTGCTGCTTCTCGCTGCAGTACAGGCTTATGCTTCCGAAACATCCGATGCGTCACCGTCCGGGGATTCCGTCGAGGTAAAAACATCCGAACCTTTCTACCTCTGGGCATTCAACCATATCATTCAGCCGGCGTTGAACGGGCTAATCTATCCGATCTCCGCTCCCATCCACTACACCGTGAAAAATGGAGTCCTGGAGAAGGGCGTGGATCTTATTACTTACGGCGAAAAGAAGAACATCATGGTCTATCCTAGCTTCAACTTGAAGCCGGGATCTACAACTTTGATCGGCGCCAACTATAGACATCGCGGAATTCTCCTGGACCAGGATTATCTGGTGACCCAGTTCGCCTATTATGCTAACGGGGACATTTCACTTGCCATGAGATATACCAAGCATTCCCTGTTTGGCTCCAAGTTCTTTGGCGGCTATCGCCTGAACATGCTTAAGGACCGCGACGCAAGTTTTATCCTCCCGGAAACCAAGGAACGCTTTACCCAGCCGGATTCCAGCGTGTGGATGACCTTTAGATTGGGACGCCCCATTTCTGAATCCATGAACTGGAACATTGAATTCTGGGGAACAGTGCGATTTAATGACGCAAGCCTCCCTGATGGACAGGATTCCATCCTGATTAGCGACAAGTATCCCATTCAGGATAGGGGACTTTACCAGAAGGGAATGCAGTTCCCCTTAGGAATTTCGCTGTTCTACGACAATCTGGACTATCCCTACGCACCTTCAAAAGGTTTCAGAATTGGTCTGATCGGGTCCTACAATTTTGTTCCCGAATACGACGGAATTGATTATGAGGACCTGGGATTGAAACCTCCCAAAGGCGAAGGGAAAACCCTGAAGGATGGGGGCATGAATCATGACTTCATCAAGACGGAATTCCTTTACCAGCATTATTTTTACCTGGGATCAACCGGAAAGCAGTACATCCTTTCTGCCAAGGAAGCCCGCACAACCCGACGTTTCTATACGGACTTCAGCTGGGATGAGGCCATGAGAATCTGGCGACCCGAAAACGTGAGGAACACCCTCCTGGAACGTCGCGTTATCGCCATTCAGTACCGCCTGTTAAATATCTGGGAAATGGAAGAAGGTGGCGCTCCCTACAACGCGTTCCCCACTCTCAATGCAAGGACTCCTCTCCGCGGTTACGGAAACGCCTGGTCTTCACACCACATGATGAGCCTAAGCTGTGAATATCGCTGGCCTGTGGACCGCTTTGTGGATGGCGTCATCTTTAACGAATATGCTATGGTTTCCCCGACAATTACGGACTGGTCTTTCGACAAATTCTACAACTCCTGGGGCTTTGGCATTCGCGTGCGTCAGCCCAACATGTACCTGTTCCGCCTCCAGTTCGGTTTCCATGGTCTCCATGGCTTGAACCTGGTGATGACCATCGCTCCCGAATTTAAGTAA
- a CDS encoding MMPL family transporter, with translation MYSAIAKIIRGLAAYPRAVALFLLALAILSIYPVRHLRWDLQLQDAFNGNDFQMDYESIEDAFGGLGSLTVVFQSGDSLKNYLQAEKFAQVFQKDTLVNFIEYAADVQFYEKNKLLYASEDDLSKVLTHIESFREKENLKHNPFYVELEEPADTPQVQQVAGGFIRQVEEKYFRNLQQSFSNPDGTVRVIDIYPTQSLSDLQANRVLYHRVLAYMKENVVPAGIQVYYGGKVYQSVLTGRTLLPEAKFAGGMAVLFFLLLLGIHFYKQPQLIPISAIPMALPLLFMLSAAYFLYGRVSLFTMVLMLLLPGHACQILVHIHTRYYHERLQKLSPALCLESALLGVGPAVASSSLIMAGLFLSLNLVPLPGLREFANLGAIGAILNLFICPVLATATLKYMQRNKSFNVGSHIHRPFNIPLIPSKINWIIIFAISAVSLVGLVYGGFNLNFLYDFRQTEFKHHQTTVDSLISTTGFSTYDPIIIMMPDSSYNNKLMQDFNHLQERGRIPDLGRIYTQYQFLPKESQSKKNQIDYLKHQVSPEVLGQLGVEDSTAIVNMLSSYETDFREFELSQNITRKFSDKHGNSGVFAFIVPTKDPNNGLACRHIYRQLQQLEDVQDKKFKICGTPVLRALVLDTILSNVGKSIVLGSIILWLLLLLFINNLNRAIFIMLPSMFALSWLTVILYGMNFHISVYSALSFVLVIGASVDGSLQLWSSYFEKPTGTTAVMVLQTKLSSVLVGQIAAILGPVAMIFSSHPGIRNMGQVTLIGLVCIIVAQLTIYPLIAGALDQHRLRKKQRLEHESTLQ, from the coding sequence ATGTATTCCGCTATTGCAAAAATTATACGAGGTTTGGCCGCCTACCCCAGGGCTGTCGCCCTCTTCCTCCTTGCATTGGCGATTCTCTCCATTTATCCCGTAAGGCACCTGCGCTGGGATTTGCAGCTCCAGGACGCCTTTAACGGAAACGACTTCCAGATGGATTACGAATCCATCGAGGACGCCTTTGGTGGCCTGGGCAGCCTGACGGTGGTTTTCCAGTCCGGCGACAGCCTGAAAAACTATCTGCAGGCGGAAAAGTTCGCCCAGGTATTCCAGAAGGACACGCTGGTCAACTTTATCGAATATGCGGCGGACGTACAGTTCTACGAAAAGAATAAGCTGCTCTACGCCAGCGAGGACGACCTTTCCAAGGTTCTGACGCACATTGAATCGTTCCGTGAGAAAGAGAACCTGAAGCACAATCCGTTCTACGTGGAGCTGGAAGAACCGGCGGACACCCCGCAGGTCCAGCAGGTCGCCGGCGGCTTTATCCGTCAGGTGGAGGAAAAATACTTCCGCAACCTGCAGCAAAGTTTCTCCAATCCCGACGGAACGGTCCGCGTCATTGACATCTACCCCACACAGTCCCTGTCCGACCTGCAGGCCAACCGAGTGCTGTACCATAGGGTGCTTGCCTACATGAAGGAAAACGTGGTTCCTGCGGGAATCCAGGTGTACTATGGAGGAAAGGTCTATCAGTCAGTCCTGACGGGGCGAACCTTGCTGCCCGAGGCCAAATTTGCAGGCGGCATGGCAGTCCTCTTCTTCCTGCTGCTTCTTGGAATTCATTTCTACAAGCAGCCCCAGCTGATTCCCATTTCGGCCATCCCAATGGCTCTGCCCCTGCTGTTCATGCTGTCTGCGGCCTATTTCCTGTACGGAAGAGTTTCACTCTTTACCATGGTCCTGATGCTACTGCTGCCAGGGCATGCCTGCCAGATTCTGGTCCATATCCATACCCGCTACTACCACGAAAGACTGCAGAAACTAAGTCCCGCCCTCTGTCTCGAAAGCGCCCTTTTGGGAGTAGGACCTGCGGTAGCGTCTTCCAGCCTGATCATGGCAGGGCTGTTCCTTTCCCTGAATCTGGTTCCCCTTCCGGGACTTCGTGAATTCGCGAACCTGGGTGCTATCGGAGCCATCCTCAACTTGTTTATCTGTCCTGTGCTGGCTACAGCTACCCTCAAGTACATGCAGCGGAACAAGTCCTTCAACGTGGGTTCACACATCCACAGGCCCTTCAACATCCCCCTGATTCCAAGCAAGATCAACTGGATCATCATTTTTGCAATCAGTGCAGTAAGCCTAGTGGGACTTGTCTATGGAGGTTTCAACCTGAATTTCCTTTACGATTTCAGGCAGACCGAATTTAAGCACCATCAGACTACGGTGGATTCCCTGATCAGCACCACAGGTTTCTCCACCTACGATCCCATCATTATCATGATGCCGGACTCCTCCTACAACAATAAGCTGATGCAGGATTTCAACCACCTGCAGGAACGTGGCCGCATTCCGGACTTGGGACGTATCTACACCCAGTACCAGTTCCTGCCCAAGGAATCCCAAAGCAAGAAGAACCAGATCGACTATCTCAAGCACCAGGTGTCGCCTGAAGTTCTTGGCCAGCTGGGAGTAGAAGATAGCACCGCTATCGTCAACATGCTGAGCAGTTATGAAACTGACTTCAGGGAATTTGAACTTTCCCAGAATATTACCCGCAAGTTCTCCGACAAGCATGGAAATTCCGGCGTATTCGCCTTTATCGTCCCCACCAAGGATCCCAATAACGGTCTGGCCTGCCGCCACATCTACAGGCAGCTTCAGCAGCTGGAAGATGTTCAGGACAAGAAGTTCAAGATTTGCGGGACACCAGTGCTTCGCGCCTTGGTGCTGGATACCATCCTATCCAACGTGGGAAAAAGCATTGTCCTTGGGTCCATTATCCTGTGGTTGCTGCTGCTGCTTTTCATCAACAACCTGAACCGAGCCATCTTTATCATGCTGCCCTCCATGTTTGCCTTAAGTTGGCTGACGGTTATTCTCTACGGCATGAACTTCCACATTTCAGTCTATAGCGCCCTGTCGTTCGTGCTCGTCATCGGAGCCAGCGTGGATGGATCCCTCCAGCTCTGGTCCTCCTATTTCGAGAAGCCTACGGGAACCACTGCCGTGATGGTCCTCCAGACAAAGCTTTCTTCTGTTCTTGTCGGGCAGATTGCAGCAATTCTAGGCCCTGTAGCCATGATTTTCTCTTCCCATCCTGGAATCCGCAATATGGGACAAGTAACCCTTATTGGTCTTGTCTGCATCATTGTAGCCCAGCTTACGATTTACCCTCTCATTGCAGGAGCGCTGGACCAGCATCGACTCCGCAAAAAACAAAGGCTTGAACATGAAAGCACTCTCCAATAG
- a CDS encoding pyridoxal phosphate-dependent aminotransferase, whose protein sequence is MKALSNRTLNIAASLTVAIDTLAKQMIADGKDVVSLGAGEPDFPTPEPIRAAACKAINDGKTRYTAPVGIMDVRKAVAKKLKDENGLDYKPEQIIMTSGAKHAVFNSLAALINPGDEVIVPAPYWVTYPELVKWLGGTPVFVQATKDAKFKITAEQLRAAITDKTKAILLNNPCNPTGAVYTKEELAELAKVIVEKDIYCISDEVYEYFVYDTEFVSAAAFPGMAERTIVINGFSKSHCMTGWRIGYDAAPAEIAKIIGKIQGQATHHPSNVAQYAALGALEMDKSNVEAMQAAFLKRRNYMLKRTAEILPVPAHAPEGAFYLFAPVEAFYGKKTPEGKVISGSIELCEYLLQSQGLAIVPGAAFGDDTCVRFSYAASDETLEKACDRFIAGLKALA, encoded by the coding sequence ATGAAAGCACTCTCCAATAGAACTTTGAATATTGCAGCATCCCTTACCGTAGCCATCGACACCTTGGCAAAGCAGATGATCGCAGACGGCAAGGACGTGGTAAGCCTTGGCGCAGGTGAACCGGACTTCCCTACCCCGGAACCCATCCGTGCAGCCGCCTGCAAGGCCATTAACGACGGCAAGACCCGCTACACCGCTCCCGTAGGCATCATGGATGTACGCAAGGCTGTTGCAAAGAAGTTGAAGGACGAGAACGGCCTGGACTACAAGCCGGAACAGATTATCATGACCAGCGGTGCAAAGCACGCCGTGTTCAATTCCTTGGCAGCCCTCATCAATCCGGGCGACGAAGTGATCGTTCCCGCACCTTACTGGGTGACCTATCCGGAACTGGTGAAGTGGCTGGGAGGCACTCCCGTATTTGTGCAGGCCACCAAGGATGCGAAGTTCAAGATTACCGCAGAACAGCTCCGTGCAGCCATTACGGATAAGACCAAGGCCATCCTTCTGAACAATCCCTGCAACCCCACCGGCGCAGTCTACACCAAGGAGGAACTTGCTGAACTTGCAAAGGTAATCGTTGAAAAGGATATCTACTGCATTTCCGACGAAGTGTACGAATACTTCGTCTACGATACCGAATTCGTTTCTGCAGCGGCCTTCCCCGGCATGGCGGAACGTACTATCGTCATCAACGGTTTCTCCAAGTCCCATTGCATGACGGGCTGGCGAATCGGTTACGATGCCGCTCCCGCTGAAATCGCAAAGATTATCGGCAAGATCCAGGGACAGGCAACACACCACCCCAGCAACGTGGCCCAGTATGCAGCTCTTGGCGCGCTGGAAATGGACAAGTCCAACGTGGAAGCCATGCAGGCCGCATTCCTCAAGCGTCGCAATTACATGCTGAAGCGTACCGCAGAAATTCTCCCCGTGCCGGCACACGCACCGGAAGGAGCCTTCTACCTGTTCGCTCCTGTAGAAGCATTTTACGGCAAGAAAACGCCCGAAGGAAAAGTCATTTCCGGCTCCATCGAGCTTTGCGAATACCTGCTGCAGTCTCAGGGTCTGGCCATCGTTCCGGGGGCCGCCTTCGGTGACGACACCTGCGTTCGATTCTCCTACGCCGCAAGCGATGAAACTCTTGAAAAGGCCTGCGACCGCTTTATTGCCGGTCTGAAGGCGCTTGCTTAA
- a CDS encoding ATP-binding cassette domain-containing protein, producing the protein MRSFQIVTPDESRPFTIGRKSDNSLVLDNLMVSRSHAVMECKEGRWTLRNITQNSVTQLNGEDVPFSENPEAQGSPVEDGDIILIGTQQIRASFKDNLLTLLLVNSTASSETGLPEGVTAQLERDGASLQFKEKYISPEGKGISQKKLAEGESIRMPGYEISCSAGNVCCREIPLGFDVHAQNLDVYAGKKRLLQDVNFTLPAGEILAIIGRSGQGKSTLLKLLQGINRSGENSRVYIGGLDYRNTEIRKRIAFLEQDPQLRMDLTVRETLLDGGRVSMNKLDFKQNVQGRLEKFCELFGLSQRMDNGVRTLSGGELRRVALARELMGSPGLIILDEPLSGLDPYNSRILCSHLKQLAFLGHTVILTTHSYEALKVASKLLIIHQGHQVFYGSSAEAYGHFQTEDAEEILSSLKDAKSSNEDETTRNQTGAGLVPYIPSRNLYFPKTKLAPVFLYKVALTAKQWFRDKGKSLAILFQPLIIGFLFSQIFSSLSSLWIVAFAVILSANWLALSLSIREIVAEREILQGEFRKGVKVLPTITAKMFLPVIAAWLQTLIVFAFVNFRISVHWQPMILVAFLAMVLPAVSIGLMVSAFARNSGQANALLPLLIIPQVALAGALVPLDQMLPVGRGLSTIIWSRYNQSSLLNLFLEREDPFINTVAALAIAIGCYIVMAIKLYRSKKAK; encoded by the coding sequence ATGCGTTCGTTCCAAATTGTCACTCCCGATGAGTCCAGGCCTTTTACCATAGGCCGCAAGTCGGACAACAGCCTGGTTCTGGATAACCTGATGGTATCCAGGTCTCACGCCGTGATGGAGTGTAAAGAGGGACGATGGACATTGCGGAACATTACCCAGAACAGCGTGACGCAGCTGAATGGCGAGGACGTACCCTTCAGCGAAAATCCGGAAGCACAAGGCAGTCCTGTGGAAGATGGAGACATTATCCTGATCGGGACGCAGCAGATCCGCGCCTCCTTCAAGGATAACCTCCTGACGCTGCTGTTGGTGAACTCCACCGCCAGTTCCGAGACGGGCCTGCCGGAAGGGGTTACCGCCCAGCTGGAAAGAGACGGAGCCTCCCTCCAGTTCAAGGAGAAATACATCTCCCCCGAGGGAAAGGGTATCAGCCAGAAGAAACTTGCGGAAGGCGAATCCATCCGGATGCCGGGATACGAAATTTCCTGCAGTGCAGGGAATGTATGCTGCAGGGAAATCCCTCTTGGATTTGATGTACACGCCCAGAATTTGGACGTCTACGCAGGTAAGAAGCGCTTGCTACAGGATGTGAACTTCACCCTTCCCGCTGGTGAAATTCTAGCCATCATCGGTCGTTCCGGACAGGGAAAGTCTACCCTCCTGAAATTACTCCAGGGCATTAACCGCAGTGGAGAAAACTCCAGAGTCTATATTGGCGGCCTGGATTACCGCAATACGGAAATCCGAAAGCGCATCGCATTCCTGGAACAGGATCCACAGCTCCGTATGGACTTGACCGTACGGGAGACGCTTCTGGACGGTGGCCGCGTGTCCATGAACAAGCTTGACTTCAAGCAGAACGTCCAGGGGCGACTGGAAAAGTTCTGCGAACTTTTCGGGCTTAGCCAACGTATGGATAATGGCGTAAGGACGCTAAGCGGCGGCGAACTTCGCCGCGTCGCCCTCGCCCGCGAACTTATGGGATCTCCTGGCCTCATTATCCTGGATGAGCCTCTCTCCGGTCTTGATCCGTACAATTCCCGCATTCTCTGTTCCCACCTGAAGCAGCTGGCGTTCCTGGGCCATACGGTGATTCTCACCACCCACAGCTACGAGGCGCTGAAGGTGGCTAGCAAGCTGTTGATCATCCATCAGGGGCATCAAGTGTTCTACGGCTCCTCCGCGGAGGCCTATGGCCATTTCCAGACGGAAGACGCCGAAGAGATCCTCTCCAGCCTTAAGGACGCAAAGTCCAGCAACGAGGACGAAACGACCCGGAACCAGACCGGAGCCGGCCTCGTACCCTACATCCCGTCCAGGAACCTTTACTTCCCGAAAACAAAGCTTGCTCCCGTTTTCCTTTACAAGGTGGCCCTGACCGCAAAGCAGTGGTTCAGGGATAAGGGAAAGTCCCTTGCAATCCTTTTCCAGCCTTTGATTATCGGGTTCCTTTTCTCCCAGATTTTCTCCAGCCTGTCGTCCCTCTGGATTGTCGCCTTTGCGGTCATCCTGTCCGCCAACTGGCTTGCACTTTCCTTGTCCATCCGTGAGATTGTGGCGGAAAGGGAAATCCTCCAGGGAGAATTCCGCAAGGGCGTGAAGGTGCTCCCTACCATTACCGCAAAAATGTTTTTGCCCGTAATTGCGGCATGGCTCCAGACGCTGATTGTCTTCGCCTTCGTGAACTTCAGGATTTCCGTCCATTGGCAGCCCATGATTCTGGTGGCGTTCCTCGCCATGGTTCTTCCCGCCGTATCCATTGGGCTTATGGTCAGCGCCTTCGCCAGGAATTCCGGCCAGGCGAACGCTCTTCTCCCCCTCCTGATAATTCCTCAGGTGGCATTGGCAGGTGCCCTTGTCCCTCTGGACCAGATGCTTCCTGTTGGCCGCGGGCTTTCCACCATTATCTGGTCCCGCTACAACCAGTCCAGCCTGCTGAATCTATTTTTGGAGCGGGAAGACCCCTTCATTAATACTGTCGCCGCCCTCGCCATCGCCATAGGTTGTTATATTGTGATGGCAATTAAACTCTATCGTTCCAAGAAAGCAAAATGA